Genomic segment of Streptomyces zhihengii:
GAAGGGGGAGAGCCCGCAGTTGCCGGTGACGAGCGTGGTCACCCCCTGCCGCAGGCACGCCTCGGCGTCGGGCATCGCGAGGACGGAGAAGTCCGCGTGGGAGTGCAGGTCGACGAAGCCCGGGGTGACGGCGAGGCCGGTCGCGTCCAGGGTGGTGACGGCGCGTGCGTCCGGCTCCGGGTCGCCCACCCGGACGACGCGGTCGCCGCGCACGGCGACGTCCGCGCGGCGCGGCGCGGCACCGGTCCCGTCGATCACGGTGCCGCCGGTGATCAGCAGGTCGTACGGGACGGTCGCGAAGTCCGGGCCGGTCACGGTGTCCGGGGCGGTCGCGGTGTCCGGGGCGGCGGTCTGGTCGGGCATGGCGGGCTCATTTCCGGGTGGTGCGGGCGGAGTCGAGGGGGTGGCGGGCACGAGCGGGGTGCCGGGGCGGCGGCTCACAGGATGAAGACGAGCAGCACGGTGTACAGGGCGCACGCCGGGATCAGCAGGGCCCATCCGGTGCCCAGCAGATAGGGCAGCCGGTCGGCCCGGGCCAGCCCCATGGTGCCGACCATGTTGGCGTTGGGCAGCGGCCCGTAGGTGTCCGCCTTGGACGCCCACAGCAGCACGACGACCCAGGCGGCCGGTCCGATGCCGAGTTCGGTGCCCAGCGGCCCGAACACCTCGCCGATCAGGATCACCTGGGCGGCCGTGGCGCCGGGGACGCCGACCCAGCCGAGGGCCGCCACGGCGAGCGCGAACGGCAGGGCGGACATGTGCCGCAGCTCCGGTCCGAAGGTGTCGAGGACGACGTCGTACGGCTTGGCCAGGTCGATGAAGCCGAACAGCGCGGCCAGCATCCAGAACAGGGCCAGCATGGGGAGCATGCGGCGCGCCCCGGTCAGGAAGGCCCTGACGGCGCGGCCCGGCGGGAGTCCGGCCGCCGCCACGGTCACCGCGGACAGCAGGGGCAGGGCGATCAGCGGGAACGTCGTGCCGGCCCTGGTCACGGTGGCGTAGCCGACGGTGATCACGAGGGTGAGCGCGAACGCCCAGGTCGCGCGGCGGGCGCGGTCGGGCCGCCCGGCGGCGTCCGACGGCTCCTCGGCGGCCTCCTCGGGCCGGTAGAAGTCCTGCTGCGCGGCGCTGCGCCGCTGGACCCAGGGCACCACCACCGCGGCGAGCAGCAGCGACAGCACCGCGAGCGGGCCCGCGCCCACGGCGACGTAGAGCAGGTAGCCGGCGTCGGCGGTGTCCATGATGGCGATGTTGGAGCCGGCGAAGGGGGCGAGGGCGAGGCCGGCGCAGCCGCCGAGGAACATGGTCGCCGCGGTCGCGGACCGCGTGAACCCGGTCCGGGCGGCCACCGGGACGAGCAGCGGTCCGGCGATGGCGAGGGCTCCGGCGAGGGTGCCCAGGCTCGCGACCAGCACCAGGCAGGCGAGC
This window contains:
- a CDS encoding Na+/H+ antiporter NhaC family protein — its product is MPQSAVPTAATDGGPPPAPARRRLLLTRSAAAAALLLSLAVGLTTEGPTAWGLLPIALYAVLALTGTSLVTVTALALVSAALVVLPAPGKAADVLGGSVTDPVTVIGLIIVFGAATGEVLRVTGVADTLVRSILRLTDGRGRTVLMYGMMLACLVLVASLGTLAGALAIAGPLLVPVAARTGFTRSATAATMFLGGCAGLALAPFAGSNIAIMDTADAGYLLYVAVGAGPLAVLSLLLAAVVVPWVQRRSAAQQDFYRPEEAAEEPSDAAGRPDRARRATWAFALTLVITVGYATVTRAGTTFPLIALPLLSAVTVAAAGLPPGRAVRAFLTGARRMLPMLALFWMLAALFGFIDLAKPYDVVLDTFGPELRHMSALPFALAVAALGWVGVPGATAAQVILIGEVFGPLGTELGIGPAAWVVVLLWASKADTYGPLPNANMVGTMGLARADRLPYLLGTGWALLIPACALYTVLLVFIL